ATTATTGTCATGGATATCGGTTAGTAGTGCTGCTCTAAGATCGTGTCATCGGTCGTGGTCTCGATGGATTTATAAATGCGCTGAGAGCGTTTCTCTCTGCAACCTCTGCTGCAAAGACCATGGAAACTAATGAGAGACTGAAGATGTCAAGCTTCGGACAATAGCGTTGTGTAAAATACCactaaatatgtacattttgcAAGTCATGTGTATATTTCAGAGGCATCGTGTTCTTTCAATATAGTAggtaaacttacaaaataatattggtgaaaaatgtttttcaccAATATTTTGTTGTCAACCggttaagatattttttattaatacttaagcTGTGCGACTTAAACGCTTAAAAATTTAGCAGGTCTTCAATCACAATTATACCTAACTAATTCATGGTCAAACCCATTAAACTCGGATCGGCAGAATTTCTGTGTTTTGATCAGTTTTGCGTCGAATGGtgtatagtttaaaaaactaaGTTGTTGACTACAGGCCAGAACTAACCAAACTatatgatgttattattttaaataccactTTTTGGCAACCTTAAACCCCTGATATCTGTATAGTTTACAGTTTTTAggacataaaattaatatattcctacttatatttttagggAGACTCACTTTTAACCTTTTAACAGCTATTAAGGATTTCCCCTCCATATACTTTGTGTACTCGTACTAATTTTTGGCAGTATAAACTATGCTGCTTAGTACAGCAATTACCAATATTACCCCAAATTTCTAAACCTTGCTTCAAAGTTAACTAATAGACGAACACgtgatattaaaaagaaaatcgcTTTAGCACTTGTTCATCATTATGAATGATAGCCAGCGGCACTATGcaactagtattattataatgagaacCGTAGTTCACTTGACCCGCTGCCCTTGACATTATGGTATTCTGTTGCGCAGGTAAAAGGTGCTCATCTTCACGTCCTGCCTATCGCCTCCATGGTATTTGTCACTGTACTGGCCGGTTGCCTTGGAGCGCAAATTAAAAAGTTCGTCTACAACAATAATGGATTTGGCTCCTACAGTTTTGAGTAAGTAGTTAGCCGAAATAATATACCTACGCACACACGGTTTATGTTgatgtgattaaaaatattggaacatCCTTAAGTAAATGGTTTTGTGATTTTGCATGctaacttttgaaaaataatagtaaaatagaaCCGCTGAATAAGAATTCAAGATTCAGAGAAAAATATCGTTacaaaggtatatttttaatatcatttaataaattaaaaactgctATATCATTAGTATAACCGGTTCGATAGatcttaataaaattgtttttaagtcCGCCTTACATATTGATTTTCTAATCTCTAAACCTGTCACTATAATAACCAACGCGGAGTATAAAAAGTAACTTACTGGAAGACAAAGGTGatacaaacaagaaataaaaacaatattatagatGTGACTTTTATAACACTCTGCTCATTATTTGCAGACTATATTTGTTGGATTTGTAATCGCTGAATCATAAAATAGGAATTTTACTGTCTGTTAAAACATGTAATTTTGTAGTTCATCGTTGTAGGTCTAAAGTATCATTTCAGaacttcatttcatttccattAAGTAGTAGACAAATCGATGTTCAAAAGTAATGTCGTCATATGCATTTATTAATGTTCATTTTACGTtacgaaattttatttgaatttattattgacctaaaatttgtaatattatgcgaattaggtacttaattgtttattattcaggtacaattaactttttacttcataaataatatctGTGTGCTATCAAAACACCCATTATTAACATAAatgcgttattttttttcgtaagcACATAATATGTATTGATTAACACATTAAGGCGATGAAAGCTGTTAGCTTCAATATGGCCTTTGTAGTAACGACTTGAATTATCCGATAATAACACTGTAGTACGATATTACGATATATGAGTTACGATAATAACTGTATAATGTTACCACTAAAAGACTCACCGTGTTATCTTTTGACTCTACAGAGCTTATACGGCGACATTATTCATGTCATCACTAGCGCCACGCTGTATAAAATCTTAGCTTAGATTGATTTAATTACCAATAGATTTGCATATTAAAACGTCATTTCGATGATGATGAGGATTTCATTTGATATGTGTTCATTGCCCATGAATCTATGATCGTTGAGTGGCCTAATCGCCTAAGTACCTTTGTTGCGTCAAAAAGGACTTGACATTGTAGCTTCTGGGTGATTCTccagaaaaaagtaaaacaagttaaaaacgtcattatcctcaccacacttttgatactgcagattgatgtattctatattatttttatccaagttcgtAAAGTACTCAGACTACTAATAGatgacttaaaaatttaaacaatttagtactacagttacttagaccagttggtgaggataatgacgacgttaacttgtattatttttttctggagaatCACCCTTCTgcttacttataaatattgtgaaagATTTTAATGTGGAATTAAATAGTTAGTGTCTTTGCCTCTAcatttgataatgtttttttaacgcCTGCCTTAAATGTAATACAAATTGCATTTGATCTACTGCTCACCAAATactattatacaaattaaagtagcgagtattgttattataaatgtggGATGCTGATTTGACTTCATTGATAGCCGAGtatttgaggtcaccacaccaaactcactgagcgcgagtgtcgcaagttcgatccccgcgtattacAAACATTGTGTGTTCAACGAATGTTTTTCATGAGTATCAAAAATGAAATCTCCATGAAATCTTCCACGACACAAAGGTAATGCTGGAGTtggttttgaagttttaaaatttcaagttCCAGTTACTCACAACCTTTCAACAGTCATCTCCTTAAAAAAGTTGTCTCAGAGGATGACTTGTAATAATATCCTGTTCCAGATATAAGACATCAGACGGCAGTTACAGAAGAGAAGATGGTGGTTTAGTACCATCACCTGATGGCAGTTCGCTCGTAGTCCGAGGCGAATACGGCTATATAGACACTGATGGAAACGCCTTCTCAATGAAATATGTAGCGGACAGAAATGGATTCCAGCCAAAAGTAAACGATGATCATACAAGATTTAATGACAGaagaataatttgatttatttatttattttgatggttATAAAAGTGTAGATAGatccattttacaattaaatttattattattcaatgtttatttatttcatatactTATGTTTAGCTAAAATCCTTGgacatttttaagttaaatatttacatagtaCGATTCGACTGGATTTTCTCTTCAACAGATAACCTGACTTAGACTTGACATCCATTTGTCTCTGAGACTTATTCTACGAGTCTTAAACAAGGCAAAAAGGAGTAGCCTAAAAAAATCAGTCAAACCTTAATTCTAGAATGAAAATATCGTGAGCAAAGCTTAATAATTGCGAATACAAATCATGAGAACACTGCAATAAAGAAGGTGGAACACAGGCCAAGCATACCCTCGCGTGTTGGTTATCAACAATGTATCCTTGTACACTTGTACATCTTATTTTATTCGTCCGAACAAGCAAAATAATTGCCGTCAACAGGCACAATATCCGATGATCTTATCAATTCGAAGGTGTTAAGCAACTTGTCGAGTGAAAACAGAAGaggatttatttttgaataaaacactTAGGTGAAGGTTTAGAAGactattcaatattatattccatGAAGATGTATCGTAGaacttttataatttgaacaaGGCAGTTTCCTTTTTAAACTACAATTTATCTGTATGTGCATCTGCAGACGACAGACGTTTTGTGAAAAGATAGTTTGATCGCgcttaataactaaaaatgtattcataGTTAGTATTCAGTCGTTTTTAAGGTCAACCTTTGCCAGACtgtctcataaaccgtgatagctagacagttgacatATTCACAGAGGAAGTCgtgtatgtaaaaaaaacaaaaatcaaggAAGGCAATGATTGATTTAATGCgagaccatttttttttaatttagggaATCCGGTTCGATAGTCTTTCGCCTGCCCTGAAAAAATACGGTTTAGACCAGCctgtaaaaaatcttattataatatcaCTTGCAATATCGTAAAACTAGCCCATAACAATTGTGCAGTTTATGGTTTATTTCGCAATCCAGCGCGTGTACCTCGCACCAAAATATTTGTAGGACGTGTCATAATTACAATACTTTCTAAAACATCCTTCgtgatgttaaaaataaatagttgtttttctttgtatgtTGTAAGTTTTGTGGTTCTTAGCTCTGACCTTAGAACTCGAAATAGgcttgaaaaataataactgttattttatttcgtagcTTTTGTACTGTCTGGTCAGAAGATGTCACAGTGTTGTTTATACATAGTAAGTGATATAAGCATAATATATATGTAGTGTTATATTTGTATacatgtagtttttttttcaaatatgtttgGTTCCAGTGAAGACATTGAGCTACGGCGGATTTTTCCTAGTGAGTTCCCTCAAGATACTATAAGAAAGAGTGGTTCTATGGATCCAGAGGTAAATAAATGGTCATCTCTACAAACTTAGTTAGATATAAACATGGTTTAAAATGTTTCGTTACTTAgcatctttataatattaaaccgAACACGATAAATACACAGGTAAGTTACCTCCTAACCGCCTTTACTGGACAATGATAAATGTTGGATAATAACAGTGTTTTACTTGAGATGACATGAAACTAGAGTATTTGTGTTGGCGTCTGACACAGGGTCAACTACGCATAATTATGAAAGAGGCGCCGCTGATTTTATAGTGGAGACAATTTTACATTATGTACCGCATTAGATAGCATAGAAAACGAATGGAAAACTTAAACTGTTTGGAAAATGACTTCACGTTCGCCAGTGACTTGCTGGTTCATTacatttgagtgttttttttgcGGTTATCGCTAAGGAAAATGTTACCTATGTACAGGCCCTTCTATGGTTTCCTGTAGTAAGGATCTGCTTCCAAAGTTTCTCAAGCAAAACAATAGAAGACTCGCTCtccataattaattatgttgtgTATCTACTTAATTTGCAATGTGGTTAAGCATTACAAGATCAGTGCCGCAACAATCGTAATGAACTATTGACAAAATGGCATTTTGTATGCAATTTTGATTACAAAGATTCTCacgaaataataaacaaagttcTTTGATCAAAACATGAAATCTTTGACGCAATTTACAATTGACTCCTGACAAAAACTGTAGTAGTTTAAGTACCAAAACATTCACAAGTTTATGTTTCCAGCACTTAGGTCGTTATGGGGAATTAAAAAGCTATTTCAAATATCCAAAAGCCAAAGTAAACAGTCATTTTGAAGAGCTCGTGTGTTATGACAGAGATGATAGAAAGGTATGttattatacaaacatttgcttttatatattaagcaatatatttcagtaaaataattactCAATGCATCGAAATCCGAAAATTAAGTCTCGTTTTAcgtaaaataaagttaaaggtCATCGGTGAGGTATTGTGTTGATAATAATTTTTCTGACACGGATCATATATCTAAACTGACTATTATCGCACGCTATGATTAGTGCCATCATATTTGTTGCAACATCTCAGTCGTATCGTGTGAGCACTAATTTctacattacaaaaacatttggtGTGATTCGTTTCTGCAAGTTCAatgatttctataaaaaatacttacgtaCTTTCGAAAATTAgcgtaaaaaatatcacttAGGTACGTAACCAGGTCAAGAACGAAAGAAAACCACCTTATTAATCCAATGAATTTAATTGTGccttatttcttttaatgacTGCTAATAAAACCATAACAAactcatttcaaatatttctttacacTTTTAAGTCTATTCCTGTTCTAGTTATGCAGAATAGATCTAGAGCGTTACTCTCCGGAAGAGGATTCCTACTACATATCCCCAGTGTTCGATAGCCACGTGGACCGGCGCCGGGTCTACTGCTTCATGCTGCTGTGCTTCACAGAAGATGAACTGGATCGGGTGGTGGCTTCCTTCTAAATGATCACGATTAAAACCTTATTGGAcctacaaatgttttattttgtgctttttgATATAGGTTTTTCTACTGTTGATGTCTATTCAGGGATTCAAAGTATTTCAAAGGTGTGGTAAGTTTTTAGAGTTAcatacccaaaaggtaaaaacggtaCCCTGTTACTATGACTTCGCTGTCGGTCTGTCGGTCCACCCGCGTGTCCACTAAACTGCATCCCATGAACCGagaatgtatttctgttgccactatacAGAAAATgctgaatttaaaattctacGTGTGGTACGGgtcaaattttgttttcttctgcCTATTAATACGTACCCTCAGAGGCGACAGTAAAACtagcacttgaccagttttatttctCCAAGTTTTGTCCCATTCATCTCCTTTTTTAATCACGTAGGATTAATTTGTCAATAAATAACGTGATTAGCATGCCGTAATTTATCAACGCGCCTTAACCCTAATTATTATGGACACTACATGGACATAGTAATTTGTAAAACCACTTTATTATACCTTTGTTACTTACTCGTTGTTTTGCTTAAGACATTAGATTTTTATCGTTCACGCCTAGACAACACACGATTGTTACATCATTGAAAGGTAACCAACAAGTCGTGAATCCTCCTTTTGTTTTCACccaaattataatttgaagaATCGTTTTATCTCAACTCTGACAAGAGTATTACAATACGATTGCTTCCCATGACCAATAAGGCGTATCTTCGCAATGGTTTTAATGCGTATACATCGCCTGTGAGGCAACCGATTCTTCGCAATAGAAAAAGCTAGATGGAAGCTCCGTAAACGTCCGTGCATCTGATTACGAGTATATGGACGTACAAAGTACTTTACGAGATCATATCTGTTAACAATATTGGTATAACGAAGTGACATAACATTATATTGTGTTCGGATCTCTGTGACTGTAACAATTCTGTCATCAATGGCTACAGTAGGTACCTTTTTATATTACAGAGCTATGTGATATCAGATGACATTTTCACCTTAACAAAGCGAAGAGATTTATATCTTTTCTAAACATATTTCTTTGGATAATGTGTGTTAACgcatatttattacattcatttTAGCCATTAATAATTACGATTTACTTCaactaaatttaaacatttttatgttttagaatatgtttataaaacttaatgatCCGATGCATAAAACTTGACCCACTCAACGGTATGCAAGCGTCAATAgagttatgtaaaataatgaGGTGTCATATACACACCGAAAACTGTTATATCATCTTAACCTTGTACTACATaccttatatttaaatgtagatagagatttaatatgaatatgttaattattgtttcttATTGTTATTTACGGATCGTGATACTTTCGAAGTCGGACTTCGAGACTTATTCTTGTAAGGAAAGCGACGGATGTCAGAGTTCAACAGCGCGGAGTCTTCGGTTCAACAGACTATGATGTAAGCCGACCGGTTGTGAACTAACCTCCACCGTCGATGAGGATAGATTTATTAAGAACTTTTGTAATTTACCTACTTTCGTTGGATGTGACATCTCGccattttattgttgtttgttttattgtattgagCAATTTTGCTTTATCTATTCTTTGCTTCATCTTAATGATGTAATAAGTAAACTAATGAAAAGTATGTACGGAATCATGAAATAGCTACACAGAAACAATTAATACTATCGGCTCGTTTCTATATAGCTTTTCGTAGAAGTTTGCTATAGCTAAGTCTTATAGATACCGTTTCACATATAACTTTGGGATCGCGacaaaaatcaatttgataCAACGTTAAATAGGTACAACTAAATAAGTAAGACCTTGATCTTTTCTACATAGACTTGACGTTGTGGCTTGTTAATTTACTGTTTAATAATGCAcataattttaaaccttatacccttgttattaaatatcattttatgagaaaatattaaaatcatcttCAAAACAACACCGGGTAATGAAAAAGCTAAAGGCCGAGTCGGATGCTGTAGTTGATTGAAATTACCATAACCTTAACACTATGACCAAATTATTGGAATTCTTATtgctttgtaattaaaatacatagcAGTTATTATCCAATTTAAACCAGTGCTAAATAAAACTGAAGCAACAatgtaagaatattttatatttttgaatttgtaaatgGTTTTGTAAATTTGCTACTGTATTTCGATTTGTTCTTTTTGTATCGTCTGTTCAATGTTTATTGCAAAtttcagaaacaaaacaaataggtACCTGGTCTTTAAGCGTTGCAGAATGATGATGCTGTAGTGACCTGCTCGAGGCGAGCACAAACACTCTATTAACCTTTAACACGCCCAGTTAGTCTCAAAGCCGCCACTACATACACACCACTTTTGAGATTTTATAACAAACATCTTCAATTTTGCtagtaaacaaaacctatttgTCTTCTAGACACGTTTTTGTTAATAGTGAGTACATACAAAGGTACACATGAACGGGTTAAACATATGACTTTTTTCATTTAGGTATATTGTTAGAGAAGTAAATAACGAGAAGGTAGCAAAAATAGACCAAGAAAGGACGTTTCAGTTAAGAAAGCAAATCAAAATGAATTACACTACATTTTTATTCTAGCCATACAGTAGGTCATTCGTTAAACTTGTTATATTCGACCAGTAAGAAGTACAAGCATCGTGTATCAATAACATTGacattattatagtttttgtactAATAAGCTTGAAGGTATCAacctaaatctaaaattaatatggGCAGCTTAACATTATAGTCAACCTTTGCGGTCAAGTGATCAACAAAGGTCAAGTGCGTAGAACCTTCTCGAGAatccataattaattaataccaaaTATTCGCAACATTAAGGTATTCAGTCAACATCGCTATTGAGGGGGACTTATTGGTATGGAGAGCGGCGTACACAATATCTTTATGATAATAGTAACGTTCGGGAATAGTTTGGAGGGAAATGagagaagtaaaaataataagaccGAGAAAGGAGGTTTCAGCAAATATATCAAATGATAATGAATGAAGTGACTCCACGAATAGCAGTCTTGTGCTTCGGGTAGGCTTGTTGTGGTATTTTCTTTTCAAGGGTGTTTTTTTGTGATGCCGCTAGAATATTGCGAAGCAGGTAGCTGTTTGTATGATATTGGTTGTCGAAAGTGTTGCACTGTGAAAATgaatatacctatacattttgTGTTGATAATCagtgaacaaataaaaaaaataggccCATTTCAACTAGCATGTATAAAATACTGCCCAAAGTCATTCTTCCATGCGACAGAAGTCCCTGGGCCCCGactctgctattttacaatggccgatgaatgaataataatataaataataaatgcggacaacatcacatacattgttctgaacccaaagtaagttgctaaagcacttgtgttatggaatttagatacaacgaaggtaccacaaacacccagacccgagacaatgtagaaatgtgattttttacattgacccgaccggggatcgaacccgggacctcagagttagcgacaccttgaaaccggtgcgtacgccactcgaccacggaggtcgtcgactgaatggcaattggattgaAATGATCccttttctcttaagcattttgctaaaacaataattgaaaattaattatattgtccTTGATTATACCTTCCTAtactaaatttgtaattatcatgtaggaaaaatacttaagagaatacgaaaagtgaaGTTTTGagccaatttccattcattgaTCGGTCTTGTAATAGCAGAATTGGCATCCTGGCATACTTggacagttttaatttttttataaagcgaTGACCAGTACTCGAGAATAAGCTTCGAGAATCAGCACTTACAACAGATTAGGTAAGTGAACGGTCTTTATACTCTGGTCTGACATCTTACACATAAACTAATTAATGTCCAAGCTTAACGATGTCTCATACATTGTCTTTCTTTGAAAAACTAGACGAGATTACAGAATGAGTTCATAGCGGTGATGTTGCATAAAAGTGTTTTCGAAGTGTCTTAGTAGAAGATGTCTTAGAAGCTAGCAATCTTCGAAAAGATCATATTAGTGCTGTATGCAGTGTTAGAGCcacactttattttttctagtaGCCCTTTAAAAAATTTGAGAAAGAGTTCACGAGACATTTTATTCTAGCTATGGAACCCTCATGGACACCCATCTTGAGAGCATAGCTAAtctcagactcttactgacgaAACTTAAGCCTCCCATCTCCTTATTAAGTAGGTGCGTAACAATGCACcccaatatttaaaatacataattaaataaaaagtaatataataagtaaacagACACTAGATATTTTAGactatttattgtttgtgtattaaTACAATAGCGGCAGATATAATCCCTTGCacgtataattatataataattaagataagaTGTTATGCATTCATTAATCGTCGTTGTGGTGAAATATTCGGACTGAACCCAACGTCGGTAATAAAGATATTATCGACTACTTAACGGTGACGTAGCGTCTAGCAAACGTAGCTTTAAAACTCGCGTTACATCGTCAAGGGTCACAAGATATTGACCTATTGCTTTTGGCCACATATCCAGCCACCATTCGTCGCGTAGTAGGTCAAACCCAATCAGTAATTCATTAAGAATGCCATCATAAATGACAATTTCTAACGTCATAAATTAGATCCTTTACGACAACATGACATCAATGGTTTTCATCACATTTTATGTAATCGATTTGTTATTCTATTATCACTAAACAATAACttggaaaaggaaaaaaaaatgtgaagacTGAAATTTCTATATAAGAAGGTCAATGAACCGATGTATATATCTTAATATTTGTCATGACATGATTAAAGATAGATCTAAGATATAGGGTACAAGAGTTCAATTACGGCTAAGAAAGAGCAGAGTCGTGGGCAAGAGTCAgtcttacataaatatattacagaAGACGCCATCGTGTAATCCTGTCCATTTACTACACTCGCCTTGCATTGTGATTCATAACTGAACATGAAATCTTAAATAATGCATTAACTTTGTACggaataataatgtaaattaatgttttgtgagTGCTGACTAAAGCAGTTACAACAGGTACAAGTAGACATTTAATTTGATTCTGCTACcgttatgtaatttttattcatgaacTAACATAGTTTCCAGGGCAAATGTTACTTGGCCATGCACCCACTAATGCTATTatgtagaaatataaaaacaaattaattttatcgtttGTAGAATATTCACCATCATATAATTTATCTGAGTAGGAAGTGATATGAAAATGAGTACTAGATTTCGAAATATGCTTCTTGTGTTATAACTAAAACTATAgtgcaagtaaaataatataatctagCACATTTAATTGAGCTAAATCGAAAGAAAGCTTCTTCAAGCATTATTCCATAGCAGTAGGTAAGAGCATAGCAACACAAACATTGACGTAACCGACGATTGACGGATGAATTGACAATCACAGCTGATATTATCAGCGTACAAAAAGATGTCTATTCTAATGATAATTTCGGTCTGTGGATTTCGCAGTCGTTACGATGATGAAGGTACTCACTAATAACATTCGTAAACATGTCTACGCACTCGAATTACACACCGCGTTATCTATGCCACTGTCACCTACTTACTTAACAATGGTCACCAAAATATGACATTCTTTGCCATAAATAGAGgctaatttaaaaagaaaaatgctcTTGTTCAAGAGAAATTAATGATTGGGATAAGAGGTGAATAATTTCTTCTGGTTCTGATTTCAATACTTCAGAATAAGCGTTTTTTTACTTGTACAAGTTTCGAGGATCCCGTAACCTTACAGATTTTTACAGTTGATGGATACATAGAAAACTATAATTAGAACCAAAATTATAAAGCAAACATGGAGCGCAAATAAATGTCTAGAAAGCTAATAGTAATAAGTACTTTGCCCACATAGAAAAACTACAATGTCACGTAAATAATGTAtgcctaataaaataatatattagtttCTTAATTGGAGTCAAATTCTGCCAAAAACCCCATCAAGACCAACTTACACTGTATtctaattagaaattaaatgtaGGTAGAAACTACACATTTGTTGTTTGAGCTTCCACTGTTCAAGCTTTTCAAATATAGCACTTGGCATTTCagaataaaactaaattacagcaaattaattttagaaataaattcactgaaattaaataatgtttgcgaattgttaattaatttaattaaatgacaaataaatgtagttaaaaataatgccCTAAATGTGAAAATTAAGTGAGCACATACATggttacaacaataaatatttgaaaaggtgTTACTATCTTATAGTACTACTACAATAAGAAAAGGGATAACCTTTTGCAATTCGTTTTAACATTGACATTTGTATGCCTATTACACTTACATAACTAAAATTGCATGtgtcaaattaaatgtttacaaaacatgAAACGTACTGACACGTCTACCAATACTTTGTTTGCTGGTGTCGACTAGGACAAATGCCGTATCTAGTGCTATACGGCTTTAAGAAGCACCTAACTGGCCCAGACGAGTGTTGCAACGCGGCATTAGAAGAAATACTTACGTTGGTATATAAGAGAACCGTCGGTACACGTAATCATCCCACACATCCACTGTTCTCTGAAGAAGACAGccgcaaaaagaaaacaaaaatgaaattggtTAGTacaagtgacgtcatcaatAGTGTTGTGAAGTGAAATGTGAACGAAAACTAACGGGAAGGTTTTGTTTCAGTTTGTGGTTCTTGCTCTGGTTGCCGCCGCTTGTGCCGCTCCTCAGAACCCTCAGGATGTCCAAATCTTGCGCTATGACGTCAACAATGCTGGACTTGACTCATACAGTTTCGCGTAAGGATCTAtctgttttaaagtaaataggtCAACTGTTATGTTTTTTGTGATCTACAGTTTTACTGTTTGTTTCTAGATGGGAATTATCGGACGGTTCTAAACATGAGGAACAAGGGCAGCTGAAGAACCAGGGCACAGAGAACGAGGCTCTGTCCGTGCAGGGTCAATACGCGTGGGTTGCTCCCGACGGTGTCACCTACATCGTCTCCTACGTCGCCGACGAGAATGGCTTCAGACCTCAAATCCAACAGGGACCCGGTGGTAGCGTCCCCTCAGGCGTCATCGAATCCCTCTTGGGACAATAAACCTACATAAATTCCTCTGGAATTCATAGGTACCTGTAAATACTCCTACGtgcatataatatttatatgccgttattataatagtattgttaagaaataaatatagttttaaaatgtattcattttttttttcatcttgcTTCCTTACCTattctctttttaattaatgtgcAAGAGTGAAGTGGTTTCTGCATCAGTGCAGGAAATATATACATTATTCGTAGCAATatcattcttattatttttaaataggaagAGAAATCGGGAgaaaatacgtataaaaaagttatgaaatTTGGAACCCCTCTCTCCTTATACTTTCAAAACAAAGGCCGATACCggaaataaaaccttaaaaataagcTACTACTAAACAcgatatgttta
This is a stretch of genomic DNA from Trichoplusia ni isolate ovarian cell line Hi5 chromosome 6, tn1, whole genome shotgun sequence. It encodes these proteins:
- the LOC113495395 gene encoding uncharacterized protein LOC113495395 isoform X2 yields the protein MFGSSEDIELRRIFPSEFPQDTIRKSGSMDPEHLGRYGELKSYFKYPKAKVNSHFEELVCYDRDDRKLCRIDLERYSPEEDSYYISPVFDSHVDRRRFVVLALVAAACAAPQNPQDVQILRYDVNNAGLDSYSFAWELSDGSKHEEQGQLKNQGTENEALSVQGQYAWVAPDGVTYIVSYVADENGFRPQIQQGPGGSVPSGVIESLLGQ
- the LOC113495395 gene encoding cuticle protein CP14.6-like isoform X1 yields the protein MPYLVLYGFKKHLTGPDECCNAALEEILTLVYKRTVGTRNHPTHPLFSEEDSRKKKTKMKLFVVLALVAAACAAPQNPQDVQILRYDVNNAGLDSYSFAWELSDGSKHEEQGQLKNQGTENEALSVQGQYAWVAPDGVTYIVSYVADENGFRPQIQQGPGGSVPSGVIESLLGQ
- the LOC113495166 gene encoding endocuticle structural glycoprotein ABD-5-like — protein: MKSRHHILEELDIKCGQLSPSHSQLRYALMKNAPNMVKGAHLHVLPIASMVFVTVLAGCLGAQIKKFVYNNNGFGSYSFEYKTSDGSYRREDGGLVPSPDGSSLVVRGEYGYIDTDGNAFSMKYVADRNGFQPKVNDDHTRFNDRRII